From Carettochelys insculpta isolate YL-2023 chromosome 22, ASM3395843v1, whole genome shotgun sequence, one genomic window encodes:
- the LOC142025218 gene encoding butyrophilin subfamily 3 member A2-like — MATQWLLYVCSLGILLAPCSLSVTFSLVGSSQPMVGVVGQDVVLPCQLSPASRLPRMDVIWRKIVTPLITVHEYSDENVKDQAGQGYWDRAELFPQEFRSGNVSLKLKQLQVADAGKYQCLVRSPDWSQEANAELQVLAVAPVFIDVLGPREQGIGLTCRSTGWFPKPQVQWVGKKSQSLKSVISVTQDGKNLYNVESHVTVTEGEDHGDISCVVWNDQVKTERQSAIHLSDDVFPHASPWRAAFWVLFTLVLIAAGACAYVGYTAKRKVSQKKKLKGEALELLETKEKTWESECLELHQRLEAERKAFDTECQRLREIIESHEKKEEEEEKQKEEEKKKKEEEKPKKEEEKKKEEEEEKKKEEKKKKNEKEKKK, encoded by the exons ATGGCTACACAATGGCTCCTCTATGTGTGCAGCCTGGGGATCCTCCTGGCGCCGTGTTCTCTCTCAG TGACGTTCTCCTTGGTTGGCTCCTCACAACCCATGGTGGGGGTAGTTGGCCAGGATGTGGTATTACCCTGCCAGCTCTCCCCTGCATCCCGGCTGCCCAGGATGGATGTGATATGGAGGAAAATTGTCACACCATTAATCACAGTTCATGAGTACTCTGATGAGAATGTCAAGGACCAGGCGGGGCAGGGTTACTGGGACCGTGCGGAGCTGTTCCCCCAGGAGTTCCGCAGCGGAAACGTCTCCCTGAAGCTGAAACAGCTCCAAGTGGCAGATGCTGGGAAATACCAGTGCCTAGTGAGGAGCCCAGACTGGAGCCAGGAAGCCAACGCAGAGCTTCAGGTCTTAG CTGTAGCTCCAGTGTTCATTGATGTGCTGGGCCCCCGGGAACAGGGGATCGGGCTGACCTGTAGATCCACAGGCTGGTTCCCAAAACCCCAAGTCCAGTGGGTTGGAAAGAAAAGTCAGAGCTTGAAGAGTGTGATCAGCGTGACCCAGGATGGGAAGAACTTGTACAACGTTGAGAGTCACGTCACTGTCACAGAAGGAGAAGACCATGGAGACATCAGCTGTGTTGTGTGGAATGACCAGGTGAAGACAGAGCGACAATCAGCCATTCACCTCTCAG ATGACGTCTTTCCCCATGCATCTCCCTGGCGGGCTGCATTCTGGGTATTGTTCACCCTGGTTCTCATTGCTGCTGGAGCTTGTGCATATGTTGGATACACAG CAAAGCGAAAGGTCTCTCAGAAGAAAAAGCTTAAGGGCGAGGCTCTGGAGCTACTTG AGACAAAGGAAAAGACTTGGGAATCAG AATGCCTGGAGCTGCATCAGAGACTCG AAGCTGAAAGGAAAGCCTTTGATACAG AGTGCCAGAGGCTGCGTGAGATAATTG AGTCTCAtgagaaaaaggaggaggaggaggagaaacagaaagaggaggagaagaaaaagaaggaggaggagaagccgaagaaggaggaggagaagaagaaggaggaggaggaggagaaaaagaaggaggaaaagaagaagaagaacgagaaggagaagaagaaatag